A genomic segment from Falsibacillus pallidus encodes:
- a CDS encoding class I SAM-dependent methyltransferase yields the protein MNEILIGNKKSWNTVSHHFNGVDALPSYGPFAQTEDELHLFNEIKDKNVLEIGYGSGHSLRYMAEQGASELWGVDLSEEQRSAAESTLNGLNANLFCAPMEDDIGLPKGHFDIVYSIYAIGWTTDLPGTFQLIHSYLKKGGCFIFSWDHPLYPHLLMENGRIYLDSSYQEEGPYTIERFKGENAPMVLHKRKLSTYINELIKAGFTIEQVIESDVGERFEGVDGEVSDRYYSLYKARQFPTTMIIKAVKM from the coding sequence ATGAACGAAATTTTGATAGGAAATAAAAAGAGCTGGAATACAGTGTCACACCATTTCAATGGGGTTGACGCGCTGCCAAGCTACGGACCATTTGCACAAACGGAAGATGAATTACATCTTTTCAATGAGATAAAAGACAAAAACGTTCTGGAAATTGGATATGGAAGCGGACATTCACTGCGATATATGGCGGAACAGGGAGCAAGTGAATTATGGGGCGTTGATTTATCGGAAGAGCAGCGTTCGGCAGCTGAATCGACGCTTAATGGTTTGAATGCCAACTTGTTCTGTGCGCCGATGGAAGATGACATTGGTCTTCCTAAAGGACATTTTGATATCGTTTATTCTATTTATGCCATTGGTTGGACGACCGATCTTCCAGGGACGTTCCAGTTGATTCATTCCTATTTAAAAAAGGGCGGCTGCTTTATTTTCAGCTGGGATCATCCGCTTTATCCTCACTTGCTGATGGAAAATGGCCGCATCTATCTGGACAGCTCATACCAGGAAGAAGGGCCATACACCATCGAACGATTCAAGGGAGAAAATGCTCCCATGGTGCTTCATAAACGGAAATTAAGCACCTATATCAATGAATTGATCAAAGCTGGATTTACGATTGAACAGGTGATTGAAAGCGATGTAGGAGAGAGATTTGAAGGGGTCGATGGAGAAGTTTCTGATCGGTACTATTCATTATATAAAGCAAGACAATTTCCCACAACGATGATTATAAAAGCTGTGAAGATGTAA
- a CDS encoding DUF1540 domain-containing protein, whose protein sequence is MAQDVLCEVSNCKFNRDGRKCGAEQIYVVSHRGEQAHNSEETDCKTFEPGM, encoded by the coding sequence ATGGCACAGGATGTATTATGTGAAGTGAGCAACTGCAAGTTCAACCGTGATGGAAGAAAGTGTGGAGCTGAACAGATTTATGTTGTCAGCCACCGTGGGGAACAGGCTCATAACAGTGAAGAAACGGATTGCAAAACGTTTGAACCAGGTATGTAA
- a CDS encoding GNAT family N-acetyltransferase yields the protein MKVVETERLILRWLTEEDAGFMLQLLNDTGYIQFIGDRGVRTEEEARNFLLNGPIKMYQEHGIGLYLVEMKEDGDLLGICGLIKRDGLEDIDIGFAFLEQFRGQGYAFEAAEAALAYGKDVKKLKRIVAITTKDNESSTKLLEKIGLRFESFVTLPNDTEELKLLSIEF from the coding sequence ATGAAAGTAGTGGAGACAGAAAGATTGATTTTAAGGTGGTTAACAGAAGAGGATGCGGGGTTTATGCTGCAGCTTCTGAATGATACGGGATACATACAATTTATTGGAGACCGCGGCGTCAGAACTGAAGAAGAAGCACGGAATTTCCTCCTTAATGGTCCGATTAAAATGTATCAGGAGCATGGAATTGGCTTGTATTTGGTGGAGATGAAAGAAGATGGTGACCTTCTTGGGATTTGCGGTCTGATTAAGCGCGATGGACTTGAAGACATTGATATCGGTTTTGCTTTCCTGGAGCAGTTCCGCGGACAGGGCTATGCATTTGAAGCGGCAGAGGCTGCACTTGCATACGGAAAAGATGTAAAGAAATTGAAGCGAATCGTTGCCATTACGACAAAGGACAATGAAAGTTCCACAAAGCTACTTGAGAAAATCGGGCTCCGGTTCGAATCGTTTGTGACACTTCCGAATGATACAGAAGAGCTGAAATTGTTGTCGATTGAATTTTAG
- a CDS encoding alpha/beta hydrolase — protein sequence MLEVFGVCMKALGNRERSIRVYLPKGYEAGRKKYPVVYMHDGQNVFEDEGAFGGVSLNLKKYLDDSGTEVIVVTIDRHPDFDGRVNETCPWVNGDNTIKLLGEPSELGGEGDAYLSFIVDELKPLIDQKYRTDANQSAMAGISLGGLITVYAACKYPQIFSRIAAFSSGFYRNQREIEEFIKGSDLSPIEYAYMDWGTKEGGNPETWQGFIDSNQAVAEILKKKVRNFTYEVVQEGEHHYFLFKNRVPGVIASIFGESRDEN from the coding sequence ATGCTGGAGGTTTTTGGGGTATGTATGAAAGCGCTAGGGAACAGGGAGCGCAGTATTCGGGTTTATTTGCCGAAAGGATATGAAGCTGGCAGGAAAAAGTACCCTGTCGTTTATATGCATGATGGTCAGAACGTTTTTGAAGATGAAGGTGCTTTTGGCGGCGTTTCACTGAACTTGAAAAAATACCTGGATGACAGCGGGACAGAGGTTATTGTGGTGACGATAGACCGTCATCCGGATTTTGATGGAAGGGTAAATGAAACGTGTCCATGGGTGAATGGGGATAATACAATCAAGCTTCTTGGAGAGCCCAGTGAATTAGGCGGCGAAGGGGATGCATACCTTTCCTTCATTGTTGATGAATTGAAGCCGTTGATTGATCAAAAGTACCGGACGGATGCGAATCAATCAGCCATGGCTGGAATTTCACTTGGTGGATTAATCACTGTATATGCAGCATGCAAATACCCGCAAATTTTCAGCAGGATTGCTGCTTTTTCATCCGGATTTTATCGGAATCAGCGAGAGATAGAAGAATTCATTAAAGGATCTGACCTGTCTCCGATTGAGTATGCCTATATGGACTGGGGAACGAAAGAAGGCGGAAATCCCGAGACTTGGCAGGGATTTATCGACTCCAATCAAGCCGTTGCGGAGATTTTGAAGAAAAAGGTTCGGAACTTTACATATGAAGTTGTGCAAGAAGGGGAGCATCATTATTTTTTATTTAAGAATCGGGTACCCGGTGTGATTGCCTCCATTTTTGGTGAAAGCAGGGATGAAAATTGA
- a CDS encoding GNAT family N-acetyltransferase has protein sequence MNIVVNLMDVLQLDDVYLQTFTRKETKSWGAFFINENSPDYYSANHAQIIEPCTDPTAVIAEVKEFYQSKHLVPRFYIYQLEQQQKLVAELKKEGFGFEELPGAVQIWDGKVRETEHRTDITIELVTKENAEVAVEIECQIDELGGESRRNTFYEEFNHPAFAHYLLRVNGTACSTACLFIEGKQARIESVATVPEFRGQGLIGELIYFLQKEARSRGIEQLWILPITPRVEKVYERYGFQTVGEIITGHAFLSGKSIKEIQGS, from the coding sequence TTGAATATAGTTGTTAATTTGATGGATGTCCTTCAATTGGATGATGTCTATCTTCAGACATTTACGAGAAAAGAAACGAAATCTTGGGGAGCATTTTTTATAAATGAAAATAGCCCTGATTATTATAGCGCCAACCATGCACAGATAATTGAACCTTGTACAGATCCTACAGCAGTCATTGCTGAGGTGAAGGAATTTTATCAGTCAAAACATCTGGTTCCTAGATTTTATATATATCAATTAGAACAACAGCAGAAATTAGTGGCGGAATTAAAAAAAGAAGGCTTCGGATTTGAAGAGTTGCCGGGTGCTGTCCAAATTTGGGATGGAAAGGTCCGGGAAACTGAGCACAGAACAGATATCACAATTGAATTGGTGACAAAAGAGAATGCGGAAGTAGCCGTTGAGATAGAATGTCAAATTGATGAGCTTGGAGGAGAAAGCAGGAGGAATACGTTTTATGAAGAGTTCAATCATCCTGCTTTTGCACATTATTTGCTCAGAGTGAACGGCACCGCATGCAGCACTGCGTGTTTATTTATCGAGGGGAAGCAGGCGAGGATTGAAAGTGTGGCAACAGTGCCTGAATTCCGGGGACAAGGCTTGATTGGAGAATTAATTTATTTTCTTCAAAAAGAAGCAAGGTCAAGGGGAATTGAACAGCTTTGGATCTTGCCGATTACCCCTCGTGTTGAGAAGGTTTATGAGCGGTATGGGTTTCAAACTGTAGGGGAAATCATCACCGGACATGCATTTTTGAGCGGTAAAAGCATAAAGGAGATACAGGGAAGTTAA
- a CDS encoding helix-turn-helix domain-containing protein produces MKHYLTPISILVLALSIYCGCRMLANEWKQDHFIKQDAAASIRSVLDRGVQKPKLLMTADEVAVYLGINTEEVQQLGPIANSSGVTSELPYIQIGNQIYFSKMAVDEWISKQGTVIVP; encoded by the coding sequence ATGAAGCATTATTTAACTCCAATATCAATTTTAGTGCTGGCACTTTCGATTTACTGTGGCTGCCGGATGTTAGCAAATGAATGGAAACAGGATCATTTTATTAAACAGGATGCCGCCGCATCCATCCGTTCCGTTTTAGACCGTGGTGTACAAAAACCAAAATTGCTCATGACTGCAGATGAAGTAGCCGTCTATCTAGGTATCAATACTGAAGAGGTTCAGCAGTTAGGACCCATAGCAAATTCTTCTGGTGTGACAAGTGAACTGCCATACATCCAAATCGGGAATCAGATTTACTTTTCCAAAATGGCTGTGGATGAATGGATATCCAAACAGGGTACCGTTATTGTCCCATGA
- a CDS encoding putative holin-like toxin, whose translation MISTSDTLQIMILFASLVVSIIAVTQKKK comes from the coding sequence ATGATTTCGACTTCAGATACTTTGCAGATCATGATTTTGTTTGCCTCTCTCGTCGTATCAATCATTGCGGTTACGCAAAAAAAGAAGTAA
- a CDS encoding M1 family metallopeptidase yields the protein MRNKSVVLAILASVLLYGCSEEKVISTKAAKPAVENTEEKKDKPEENTKAPSEKGESKNELEAAANFQYPRYEERAIDTTSSFENIKTLKPDTVQNQNKAAYDIQLQMNPDGKFEANANIEVENLSSEDWSEILFYFIPNAFTEKNKPVFMNHASDVKITQVELDGKSVPFQLAFDTLLLPLDSPFLKNTKKAVTVKYSFTVPEMGARFSKEKDNYYLAQWYPMLATYHAGWVKGNYTPVSESYHTDFSSFQISYDLPDEYNIFSSSDNDPKTSSKKGTLTLDKSKEFFLGLTKNMVSKSTTVDGIEIRVTAFPENKDKVDEALTAAKKAMHFFNQIGPYQHKQVDIILDEGGMEYPGIVTASRGDGLDGIDFVVAHEMAHQWFYGTVSNNPFIDAYIDEGMTSFATYLFMMTQTKEAPESVFQSAKDRDEQVIMDKKREILLAHTPVTEFLNGNWTVNTYDVPSFKLWELTGDLTSAQAFLKKYYETYAYQTVDSKEYIRFLKAYFQLKDNTFFENWIKLD from the coding sequence TTGAGAAATAAGTCCGTTGTTTTGGCGATTCTTGCATCCGTCTTGCTGTACGGATGCAGTGAAGAAAAAGTGATTTCAACGAAAGCTGCAAAACCAGCTGTTGAAAATACAGAAGAGAAAAAGGATAAACCCGAAGAAAATACAAAAGCGCCTTCCGAAAAAGGGGAGTCGAAAAATGAGCTGGAAGCTGCTGCGAATTTCCAGTACCCTCGCTATGAAGAGCGGGCAATTGATACAACCAGTTCATTTGAGAATATTAAAACCCTTAAACCGGATACTGTCCAGAATCAAAATAAAGCAGCTTATGATATTCAGCTTCAAATGAACCCAGATGGGAAATTTGAAGCAAATGCAAATATTGAAGTAGAAAATTTATCTTCAGAAGATTGGTCTGAGATTCTTTTTTATTTCATTCCAAATGCTTTTACAGAAAAGAATAAACCTGTTTTTATGAATCATGCAAGTGATGTGAAAATTACACAAGTCGAATTGGATGGTAAATCCGTTCCATTCCAATTAGCATTCGATACGTTACTATTACCGTTAGATAGCCCGTTTCTGAAAAATACAAAGAAAGCGGTTACAGTAAAATACTCGTTTACCGTTCCCGAGATGGGAGCTCGTTTTTCCAAGGAAAAGGATAATTATTATTTGGCGCAATGGTATCCGATGCTGGCTACCTATCACGCAGGATGGGTAAAGGGCAACTATACTCCAGTGTCGGAATCATACCACACAGATTTCAGCAGCTTTCAAATATCTTACGACCTTCCGGATGAGTATAACATTTTCAGTTCATCAGATAATGATCCTAAAACATCAAGTAAAAAGGGAACGCTGACTTTGGACAAAAGTAAAGAATTCTTCCTTGGCTTAACCAAAAATATGGTGAGCAAATCGACAACTGTGGATGGAATCGAAATCCGTGTGACAGCTTTTCCTGAAAATAAAGATAAAGTGGATGAAGCTTTAACAGCAGCTAAAAAAGCAATGCACTTTTTTAATCAAATCGGTCCGTACCAGCACAAACAGGTCGATATTATCCTTGATGAAGGTGGAATGGAATACCCTGGAATTGTCACTGCCAGCAGAGGAGATGGATTAGACGGCATCGATTTTGTCGTTGCACATGAGATGGCCCATCAATGGTTTTATGGAACAGTATCGAATAATCCTTTTATCGATGCATATATCGATGAGGGGATGACCAGTTTTGCCACCTATCTATTTATGATGACTCAGACCAAGGAAGCGCCGGAAAGTGTCTTCCAGTCAGCGAAAGATCGAGATGAACAAGTCATAATGGACAAAAAGAGAGAAATCCTATTAGCCCACACGCCTGTCACAGAATTCCTAAACGGAAATTGGACTGTAAATACGTATGATGTTCCATCGTTTAAACTTTGGGAACTGACCGGCGATCTCACCTCAGCACAAGCTTTCTTGAAGAAGTATTATGAAACATATGCATACCAGACCGTTGATTCAAAAGAGTACATCCGATTCTTAAAAGCCTATTTTCAATTAAAGGACAATACCTTTTTTGAAAATTGGATTAAATTAGATTAG
- a CDS encoding 2'-5' RNA ligase family protein → MIKLQYFIGIQPPRDYAEKIVHLQKLWKNNRLPEVVEPHVTVKAQSGLSADLAWVPSIKEVCQQTSPFKITLGEPAYYAQDVLYLRVESPQLTNLHLRLVEAISPPEELIKRYFERENYSPHLTIGQTYWGMSYEELQEMEQKAKDVLAPFPTFEVQHVQIYEEYETNKYRKFLEIPLAT, encoded by the coding sequence ATGATTAAGCTGCAATATTTTATTGGGATACAGCCTCCGCGGGACTATGCGGAAAAAATCGTTCATCTGCAAAAACTTTGGAAAAACAACAGACTTCCAGAAGTTGTGGAGCCTCATGTGACAGTCAAGGCTCAAAGCGGGTTGTCTGCCGACCTTGCCTGGGTGCCATCTATTAAGGAAGTTTGTCAGCAAACGTCTCCTTTCAAGATTACATTGGGGGAGCCTGCTTACTATGCCCAAGACGTCCTGTATTTGAGGGTGGAATCACCCCAATTAACAAATCTTCACTTAAGGCTGGTTGAAGCCATTTCTCCGCCTGAAGAGTTGATTAAGCGCTATTTTGAAAGAGAGAACTACTCGCCTCATTTAACTATTGGGCAGACTTATTGGGGGATGTCATACGAGGAGTTGCAAGAAATGGAGCAAAAAGCAAAGGACGTCTTGGCGCCATTCCCAACTTTCGAAGTTCAACATGTGCAAATTTATGAAGAATATGAAACCAATAAATATCGCAAGTTTTTGGAAATTCCGCTAGCGACTTAA
- a CDS encoding GNAT family N-acetyltransferase, with translation MEKLEFARGYQKDRVLRQSFNQLAEMTFGIQFEYWFEKGYWTSKYEPFSFHVDGKIVANVSVNHLEWMVNGESFKTIQIGTVMTHPDYRGEGLSRKLMEKVLEEYDSNVDWMYLFANNSVLDFYPKFGFKAVTESLFHIPFKGIDSNKAVKKLSLQDESFVYQFVSERNTVSSQFGTRGTAELFMFYYLNGFGSDVYFIEEENVMAVYQIHEDELHLFDLVSKAPVSYKRIFKIVATPDVNEIILHFTPEDVDLPWQTNHFNGSEQLFIRSGKLDKLPKSIKHHLFSQA, from the coding sequence ATGGAAAAATTAGAATTTGCAAGGGGCTATCAAAAAGATAGGGTCTTGCGTCAATCATTTAACCAATTGGCCGAAATGACATTTGGCATCCAGTTTGAATACTGGTTTGAAAAAGGATATTGGACTTCAAAATACGAACCGTTTTCTTTTCATGTTGATGGAAAGATCGTTGCCAATGTATCCGTCAACCATTTGGAATGGATGGTCAATGGCGAATCATTTAAGACCATTCAAATCGGGACGGTCATGACACACCCGGATTATCGGGGGGAAGGGTTGTCCAGAAAGCTGATGGAAAAAGTACTGGAAGAGTATGATTCCAACGTGGATTGGATGTACTTATTCGCGAATAACAGTGTGTTGGATTTTTACCCGAAGTTTGGATTCAAAGCTGTGACAGAATCTCTATTTCATATTCCATTCAAAGGTATTGATAGTAACAAGGCAGTGAAAAAACTGTCATTGCAGGATGAATCGTTTGTTTATCAATTTGTATCTGAAAGAAATACGGTTTCCTCTCAATTTGGAACGAGGGGTACCGCAGAATTATTTATGTTTTATTATCTAAATGGTTTTGGCAGCGACGTTTATTTTATAGAAGAAGAAAATGTGATGGCCGTTTATCAGATTCATGAAGATGAATTGCATTTGTTTGATCTAGTGAGCAAAGCTCCTGTGTCCTATAAACGGATTTTCAAGATCGTTGCCACACCGGATGTCAATGAAATCATTTTGCATTTTACTCCTGAAGACGTAGATCTTCCTTGGCAGACAAATCATTTCAATGGAAGCGAGCAGCTATTTATCAGAAGCGGCAAGCTGGATAAACTCCCGAAAAGTATCAAACATCATCTGTTTTCGCAGGCCTGA